In a genomic window of Gossypium arboreum isolate Shixiya-1 chromosome 9, ASM2569848v2, whole genome shotgun sequence:
- the LOC108455103 gene encoding bidirectional sugar transporter SWEET3-like isoform X1, with protein sequence MSIYPYTYIHTYIRGKRIYVLYSLTFTRVIRKRSTEEFSCIPYIVALSNCLLYTWYGLPVVSYKWENFPVITINGLGIILELSFIFIYLWFAPTRGKIKAGTITTMVMVIFTVTAIISAFVFHDHHHRKVFVGTIGLVASVAMYAAPLVVVKQVIMTKSVEFMPFYLSFFSFLASVLWLAYGLLSHDLLLASPNLVGLLLGILQLGLYRKYRKRGTTYNIQEIRA encoded by the exons ATGTCAATATATCCctacacatacatacatacatacatacgtgGTAAACGAATATATGTGTTGTACAGCTTGACTTTTACAAGGGTCATAAGGAAAAGAAGCACTGAAGAATTCTCATGCATCCCATACATCGTTGCACTATCGAATTGTCTCCTTTACACATGGTATGGATTGCCTGTTGTGAGCTACAAGTGGGAAAATTTCCCTGTCATCACCATTAATGGTTTAGGGATCATCTTAGAGTTATCTTTCATCTTCATCTATCTTTGGTTTGCTCCAACAAGAGGAAAG ATTAAAGCTGGTACCATAACGACGATGGTTATGGTAATATTTACCGTAACTGCAATTATATCGGCTTTTGTATTTCATGATCATCATCATCGGAAAGTTTTTGTTGGGACTATTGGGCTGGTGGCTTCAGTGGCAATGTACGCTGCTCCACTTGTCGTCGTG AAACAAGTGATAATGACAAAGAGTGTGGAATTTATGccgttttatttatcttttttctCGTTCTTGGCTAGTGTTCTTTGGTTGGCTTATGGACTACTGAGTCACGATCTCCTTCTTGCG TCACCAAATCTGGTTGGCCTCCTCTTGGGTATATTGCAACTTGGACTTTACCGCAAATATAGGAAAAGAGGAACAACATATAATATCCAGGAGATTAGAGCATAA
- the LOC108456179 gene encoding transcription factor DIVARICATA-like, whose product MMNRGFEILSPPSYSHASNWLFQESKDIKWTHQENKRFENALALYDQQTPDRWFNVAAMIPGKTVADVIKQYRELEEDVSDIEAGLIPIPGYLTDSFTFNWVNNHTPGGKTGTGTPPCDQERKKGVPWTENEHRQFLMGLRKYGKGDWRSISRNFVTTRTPTQVASHAQKYFIRQLTGGKDKRRSSIHDITTLNIADTPSSSPDHGKPSSPKNASAVAGVTNEVLFDFEWNLQKEGAAIVFDQRSSGNALLSPFCKVPSYGPKLDEQNLASGTFPTSQFGPYRGM is encoded by the exons ATGATGAACAGGGGATTTGAGATTCTCTCCCCACCTTCTTATTCACATGCTTCGAATTGGTTGTTTCAAGAGAGCAAAGATATAAAATGGACTCACCAAGAGAACAAGCGTTTTGAAAATGCTCTGGCTTTGTATGACCAACAAACTCCTGACCGATGGTTTAATGTAGCTGCAATGATTCCAGGGAAAACAGTGGCTGATGTAATCAAACAGTACAGAGAATTGGAAGAGGACGTTAGTGATATAGAGGCAGGGCTTATACCAATTCCTGGATACCTAACTGATTCTTTTACATTCAATTGGGTTAATAATCATACCCCGGGTGGAAAAACGGGCACTGGGACTCCACCTTGTGAtcaagaaaggaagaaaggtGTTCCATGGACTGAAAATGAACACAG GCAATTTCTAATGGGTCTTAGAAAGTATGGTAAAGGGGATTGGAGAAGTATATCGCGCAATTTCGTGACGACTAGAACCCCAACTCAGGTGGCGAGTCATGCTCAAAAGTACTTCATCAGGCAGCTCACCGGAGGGAAGGACAAGAGGCGGTCGAGCATCCATGATATCACTACACTTAACATCGCCGATACGCCCTCTTCTTCACCAGATCATGGAAAGCCTTCGTCTCCCAAAAATGCTTCTGCAGTAGCCGGGGTAACAAATGAAGTGCTTTTTGATTTTGAGTGGAACCTACAGAAAGAAGGAGCAGCCATTGTTTTCGACCAGAGGAGTAGTGGCAATGCCTTGCTGTCACCTTTCTGTAAGGTTCCTTCATATGGACCTAAGCTAGATGAACAAAATTTGGCAAGTGGAACTTTCCCCACATCTCAATTCGGACCGTACCGTGGGATGTGA
- the LOC108455103 gene encoding bidirectional sugar transporter SWEET3-like isoform X2, which translates to MGNASSLLLYAAPILTFTRVIRKRSTEEFSCIPYIVALSNCLLYTWYGLPVVSYKWENFPVITINGLGIILELSFIFIYLWFAPTRGKIKAGTITTMVMVIFTVTAIISAFVFHDHHHRKVFVGTIGLVASVAMYAAPLVVVKQVIMTKSVEFMPFYLSFFSFLASVLWLAYGLLSHDLLLASPNLVGLLLGILQLGLYRKYRKRGTTYNIQEIRA; encoded by the exons ATGG GCAATGCTTCTTCTTTGTTGCTTTATGCTGCACCAAT CTTGACTTTTACAAGGGTCATAAGGAAAAGAAGCACTGAAGAATTCTCATGCATCCCATACATCGTTGCACTATCGAATTGTCTCCTTTACACATGGTATGGATTGCCTGTTGTGAGCTACAAGTGGGAAAATTTCCCTGTCATCACCATTAATGGTTTAGGGATCATCTTAGAGTTATCTTTCATCTTCATCTATCTTTGGTTTGCTCCAACAAGAGGAAAG ATTAAAGCTGGTACCATAACGACGATGGTTATGGTAATATTTACCGTAACTGCAATTATATCGGCTTTTGTATTTCATGATCATCATCATCGGAAAGTTTTTGTTGGGACTATTGGGCTGGTGGCTTCAGTGGCAATGTACGCTGCTCCACTTGTCGTCGTG AAACAAGTGATAATGACAAAGAGTGTGGAATTTATGccgttttatttatcttttttctCGTTCTTGGCTAGTGTTCTTTGGTTGGCTTATGGACTACTGAGTCACGATCTCCTTCTTGCG TCACCAAATCTGGTTGGCCTCCTCTTGGGTATATTGCAACTTGGACTTTACCGCAAATATAGGAAAAGAGGAACAACATATAATATCCAGGAGATTAGAGCATAA